A genomic segment from Euzebya rosea encodes:
- a CDS encoding FAD binding domain-containing protein, with product MTIARPTDLPSALDALTALPGAHLLAGGTDLQVEVNLGHRRPEAVVALRRVVDLQGIDITPDTLDLGALTTYAQVEAELAEAAPGLATAARTVGSPQIRNAGTIGGNLGTGSPAGDTLPWLVAMDASVRLSGPDGSRDVPVESFVTGPKRTDLAPGEVIHRVLVPRVDGPQHVAKVGPRTAMAIAIASVAVVLDTVGRRVRVGLGSVGPTPLRAREAERMISEAIDWSNLRAPPTDITRFGDLCAAAASPITDHRSTADYRRHAVGVIAARALERCLHR from the coding sequence TTGACCATCGCTCGTCCGACCGACCTGCCCAGCGCGCTCGACGCGCTGACGGCGCTGCCGGGGGCCCACCTGCTCGCCGGCGGCACGGACCTGCAGGTTGAGGTCAACCTCGGCCATCGGCGTCCGGAGGCGGTCGTGGCCCTCCGCCGGGTGGTCGACCTGCAGGGCATCGACATCACGCCCGACACCCTGGACCTGGGTGCGCTGACCACCTACGCGCAGGTAGAGGCCGAGCTGGCCGAGGCCGCCCCGGGACTGGCCACGGCCGCGCGGACGGTCGGATCCCCCCAGATCCGCAACGCCGGCACGATCGGCGGCAACCTCGGCACCGGCAGCCCCGCCGGCGACACCCTCCCGTGGCTGGTCGCCATGGACGCCTCGGTCCGGCTGTCAGGACCCGACGGCTCCCGGGACGTGCCCGTCGAGTCGTTCGTCACCGGCCCGAAGCGCACCGACCTCGCACCCGGGGAGGTGATCCACCGCGTGCTCGTCCCGCGCGTCGACGGGCCGCAGCACGTCGCCAAGGTCGGCCCCCGCACCGCCATGGCGATCGCGATCGCCAGCGTGGCCGTGGTCCTCGACACGGTGGGCCGACGGGTTCGTGTCGGCCTCGGCTCGGTCGGGCCGACCCCGCTCCGCGCACGGGAGGCCGAACGCATGATCAGCGAGGCCATCGACTGGTCGAACCTGCGGGCGCCCCCGACCGACATCACCCGGTTCGGTGACCTCTGCGCGGCGGCTGCATCGCCCATCACCGACCATCGCAGCACCGCGGACTACCGTCGGCACGCCGTCGGGGTCATCGCCGCCCGCGCCCTGGAGAGGTGCCTGCACCGATGA
- a CDS encoding (2Fe-2S)-binding protein, giving the protein MSDPTVDPYPIAINGADHAVRTSWLGESLLYVLRERLGFPGTKNACDQGECGSCTVLMDGRPVCACCVMAADAVDAEITTVEGLGGGTAPTDVQQAFLDAGAVQCGFCTPGLIVATTDLLERSPDADVPTVREALSGNLCRCTGYGRIIEAVGMVQDRRRADGELGASPPGVG; this is encoded by the coding sequence ATGAGCGACCCGACGGTCGACCCCTACCCGATCGCCATCAACGGCGCCGACCACGCCGTGCGCACGTCGTGGCTGGGCGAGAGCCTGCTGTACGTCCTCCGCGAACGCCTCGGCTTCCCGGGGACCAAGAACGCCTGCGACCAGGGCGAGTGCGGATCGTGCACGGTCCTGATGGACGGCCGTCCCGTCTGCGCCTGCTGCGTGATGGCCGCCGACGCCGTCGACGCCGAGATCACCACGGTCGAGGGGTTGGGCGGCGGTACGGCCCCGACCGACGTCCAGCAGGCCTTCCTCGACGCCGGGGCGGTCCAGTGCGGCTTCTGCACACCGGGGCTCATCGTGGCCACGACTGACCTGCTGGAGCGTTCCCCCGACGCCGACGTCCCGACGGTCCGCGAGGCCCTGAGCGGCAACCTGTGCCGCTGCACCGGCTACGGACGCATCATCGAAGCCGTCGGGATGGTCCAGGACCGGCGACGCGCCGACGGCGAGCTGGGGGCCTCACCGCCGGGCGTCGGCTGA
- the pucD gene encoding xanthine dehydrogenase subunit D: MIRTTLSDTATPTTPLTGSLGENADRPDGVPKVTGDFAFSSDLHAEGMLWGRTLRSPHAAARIRSIDTSRATAMDGVHAVLLAEDVPGSPTYGMEHRDQPVFASDVVRYHGEPVAAVAADHPELALRALAAIEVDYDPLEPLADPDAAITAPPIHPDGNVFRHIPLRHGNPDEVDTSGLVTVEGTYEVGMQDQAFLGPESGLAVPDGDGGVDLWISTQWLHVDRDQVAACLDLPHDKVRLSLAGVGGAFGGREDVSLQIHACLLALVTGRPVKMLYSREESFYGHVHRHPARLWYRHHATPDGDLVKVEARVVLDGGAYASSSTAVIANATCFAAGPYRIPHAAIDGWAVRTNNPPCGAMRGFGAVQTCIAHEAQMDRLADALGMDPVALRLRNALATGDTLLTGQVITGTAPVREVIEAAMAHPLPRPHTLDDPPQMLPGGTGMTSTADRIRRGVGMAVGFKNLMFSEGFDDHSTAAVTLELDAHGRPTATAQCAAAEVGQGFTTLALQILRSELGVERVMLGPTDTSIGSAGSTSASRQTWMSGGAVQLACHAVRDELLVRASARLGIPAEGARRQLLTLRDGHVVEVDGDRRVPITDLLADSPIRRVREHHHPPTEPLDANGQGNAHVSFAFAAHRAVVDVDPDLGLLRVVQVATGQDVGRVLNPRAVVGQIEGGIAQGVGLAIMEEVLVHDGLVRNPSFTDYLIPTMLDMPEVLATVIEQPEPGAPFGAKGVGEPPTISSTPAVVAAIRDATGAALTRVPVRPQDIALQAGAGVR; encoded by the coding sequence GTGATCAGGACGACGCTGTCGGACACGGCGACACCGACCACCCCGCTGACCGGTTCGCTCGGCGAGAACGCCGACCGACCAGACGGCGTGCCGAAGGTGACCGGCGACTTCGCCTTCTCCAGCGACCTCCACGCCGAGGGCATGCTGTGGGGTCGCACGCTCCGCAGCCCGCACGCCGCAGCCCGCATCCGCAGCATCGACACGTCCCGCGCCACCGCCATGGACGGTGTGCACGCGGTCCTGCTGGCCGAGGACGTCCCCGGCAGCCCCACCTACGGCATGGAGCATCGCGACCAGCCGGTGTTCGCAAGCGATGTCGTGCGCTACCACGGCGAACCCGTCGCGGCGGTCGCCGCAGACCATCCCGAGCTCGCCCTGCGTGCACTCGCGGCGATCGAGGTCGACTACGACCCGCTCGAGCCCCTCGCCGACCCCGACGCGGCGATCACGGCTCCGCCGATCCACCCCGACGGCAACGTCTTCCGCCACATCCCCCTGCGCCACGGGAACCCCGACGAGGTGGACACCAGCGGACTGGTCACCGTGGAGGGCACCTACGAGGTCGGCATGCAGGACCAGGCCTTCCTCGGCCCCGAGTCGGGCCTGGCGGTGCCCGACGGCGACGGCGGGGTCGACCTGTGGATCTCCACCCAGTGGCTGCATGTCGATCGCGATCAGGTTGCGGCGTGCCTCGACCTGCCCCACGACAAGGTGCGCCTGTCGCTTGCCGGAGTCGGCGGGGCGTTCGGTGGCCGCGAGGACGTCAGCCTGCAGATCCACGCCTGCCTGCTGGCCCTGGTGACGGGACGCCCCGTGAAGATGCTCTACAGCCGAGAGGAGAGCTTCTACGGTCACGTGCATCGCCACCCCGCTCGCCTGTGGTACCGGCACCACGCCACCCCCGACGGCGACCTGGTCAAGGTCGAGGCGCGGGTCGTCCTGGACGGCGGCGCGTACGCCTCCTCCTCCACCGCGGTCATCGCCAACGCCACCTGCTTCGCCGCCGGCCCCTACCGCATCCCCCACGCGGCCATCGACGGCTGGGCCGTCCGCACCAACAATCCCCCGTGCGGTGCCATGCGCGGGTTCGGCGCCGTGCAGACCTGCATCGCCCACGAGGCCCAGATGGACCGCCTGGCCGACGCGCTCGGCATGGACCCCGTCGCGCTGCGGCTGCGCAACGCCCTGGCCACGGGCGACACCCTCCTGACCGGTCAGGTCATCACGGGCACCGCGCCGGTTCGGGAGGTCATCGAGGCCGCGATGGCCCACCCCCTGCCGCGGCCGCACACCCTCGACGACCCCCCGCAGATGCTGCCCGGCGGGACCGGCATGACGTCGACCGCCGACCGGATCCGTCGCGGCGTCGGCATGGCCGTCGGCTTCAAGAACCTGATGTTCTCCGAGGGGTTCGACGACCACTCGACCGCCGCCGTCACCCTCGAGCTCGACGCGCACGGCCGTCCCACCGCCACAGCCCAGTGCGCCGCCGCCGAGGTCGGTCAGGGCTTCACGACCCTCGCCCTGCAGATCCTGCGCAGCGAGCTGGGCGTCGAGCGGGTGATGCTGGGCCCCACCGACACCTCCATCGGCTCGGCCGGGTCGACGAGCGCGAGCCGGCAGACCTGGATGAGCGGCGGGGCCGTGCAGCTGGCCTGCCACGCCGTCCGCGACGAGCTGCTCGTCCGGGCCTCTGCCCGCCTGGGCATCCCTGCCGAGGGTGCCCGGCGGCAGCTGCTGACGCTCCGGGACGGCCACGTGGTCGAGGTCGACGGGGACCGACGGGTGCCGATCACCGACCTGCTGGCCGACAGCCCGATCCGCAGGGTCCGCGAGCACCACCATCCCCCGACCGAACCGCTGGACGCCAACGGGCAGGGCAACGCCCACGTGTCGTTCGCCTTCGCCGCCCACCGGGCCGTCGTCGACGTCGACCCCGACCTGGGCCTGCTGCGCGTCGTGCAGGTCGCGACCGGCCAGGACGTCGGCCGGGTGCTCAACCCTCGCGCGGTGGTCGGCCAGATCGAGGGCGGCATCGCCCAGGGGGTGGGCCTGGCGATCATGGAGGAGGTCCTGGTCCACGATGGGCTGGTGCGCAACCCATCCTTCACCGACTACCTGATCCCGACGATGCTGGACATGCCCGAGGTGCTGGCCACCGTCATCGAGCAGCCCGAGCCCGGTGCCCCGTTCGGGGCCAAGGGGGTCGGTGAGCCGCCCACCATCTCCTCCACCCCGGCGGTCGTGGCCGCCATCCGCGACGCCACCGGTGCGGCGCTGACGCGCGTCCCGGTCCGCCCCCAGGACATCGCCCTGCAGGCCGGCGCGGGGGTCCGGTGA
- a CDS encoding 8-oxoguanine deaminase: protein MTDATGRLVVRGARHPGDIAVRDGWIEAIGTVEAEAGDTVLRVDGDIVTAGLVNTHHHLYQWMTRGRATGCNLFDWLTTLYPIWARLDVEDVLAAARVGLAELALSGCTTAADHHYLVPRGDDSVFDALATATLEVGTRLHLARGSMDLGESRGGLPPDDVVEDLDAILASTERVIGRWHDAERIVVTVAPCSPFSVSERLMRESADLARRHGLRLHTHLAETKEEEADCLARFGKRPLAVLDGWDWVAPDVWYAHGIHFDDAEITRLARAGAGVAHCPSSNARLAAGFCRTPALRDAGVPVGLGVDGVASNEQGTLVTELRQALWSARQGTGNPSALSAADALEMGTLGGAACLGRRDIGRLAVGARADLVVWPGEDVADIPDPVEAIVLGPDRRARHVLVNGDPIVTDGHLLGMDLAAARRDLATRARRLWG, encoded by the coding sequence GTGACCGACGCCACCGGCAGGCTGGTCGTCAGGGGCGCCCGCCATCCAGGGGACATCGCCGTGCGCGACGGCTGGATCGAGGCGATCGGCACCGTCGAGGCGGAAGCGGGCGACACCGTCCTGCGGGTGGACGGGGACATCGTGACGGCCGGGCTGGTCAACACCCATCACCACCTCTACCAGTGGATGACCCGCGGGCGGGCGACCGGCTGCAACCTGTTCGACTGGCTGACGACGCTGTACCCGATCTGGGCGCGGCTGGACGTCGAGGACGTGCTGGCCGCCGCCCGGGTCGGGCTGGCCGAGCTGGCGCTGTCGGGCTGCACCACCGCTGCCGACCACCACTACCTGGTCCCCCGAGGCGACGACAGCGTCTTCGACGCGCTGGCCACCGCCACCCTCGAGGTCGGTACTCGGCTGCACCTCGCCCGTGGCTCGATGGACCTCGGCGAGTCCCGCGGTGGGCTGCCCCCCGACGACGTGGTGGAGGACCTCGACGCCATCCTCGCCTCCACCGAACGGGTCATCGGCCGCTGGCACGACGCCGAACGGATCGTCGTGACCGTCGCGCCGTGCAGCCCCTTCTCGGTCAGCGAACGGCTCATGCGGGAGTCCGCCGACCTCGCCCGCCGCCACGGCCTGCGCCTGCACACCCACCTGGCCGAGACCAAGGAGGAGGAGGCGGACTGCCTGGCCCGCTTCGGCAAACGACCCCTCGCCGTGCTCGACGGATGGGACTGGGTGGCGCCCGACGTCTGGTACGCCCACGGCATCCACTTCGACGACGCCGAGATCACCCGCCTCGCACGGGCCGGCGCAGGTGTGGCCCACTGCCCCTCCTCCAACGCCCGCCTCGCGGCGGGGTTCTGCCGCACGCCCGCGCTGCGCGACGCCGGTGTCCCGGTGGGACTCGGGGTGGACGGGGTGGCCTCCAACGAGCAGGGCACGCTCGTGACCGAGCTGCGGCAGGCCCTCTGGTCGGCCCGGCAGGGCACCGGGAACCCCTCGGCCCTCTCGGCCGCGGACGCCCTGGAAATGGGCACCCTCGGCGGCGCCGCCTGCCTGGGCCGGCGCGACATCGGCCGCCTGGCGGTCGGCGCCCGCGCGGACCTCGTGGTGTGGCCGGGCGAGGACGTCGCCGACATCCCCGACCCGGTCGAGGCGATCGTGCTCGGCCCGGACCGTCGGGCCCGGCACGTGCTGGTCAACGGCGACCCGATCGTGACCGACGGGCACCTCCTCGGCATGGACCTCGCGGCGGCCCGGCGGGACCTCGCGACGCGTGCTCGCAGGCTGTGGGGTTGA
- a CDS encoding MFS transporter — translation MTPTPDGRPGGTADRPAVPPRLPREVRLALVAVVIARLGINGGIRVVFPFLPAIARGLGTTLAVMGVLVAARSLVGTMAPLAASLGERTGRRAVMLGGLAATAIGSTVIGLAPTVAVAAVGFVLVGLGKPLFDVPMQGWFGARVPYEKRGRVLGITELTWAGGLLATVPLSGWLIQRTSWRIQFVPVVVLVVAGLLAVAVLMRNDRPPARQRTTLALTRPRVAMLAVVALFSFAAESLFVVYGAWLEADLGFDVGAIGAFTVLVVAAELTGEGGVTALGDRIGLHRAVRAALVLSTVAYLTLLTVGSSVPLAILAVVVWFVGYEVSIVASVPLVTELGGDGRDRLLGLMVGVLAGGRAVGALVAPQLFALGGIGAMAIVSAVSVAIAAVLMATLVPAPRRTSDPG, via the coding sequence GTGACCCCCACCCCCGACGGCCGCCCCGGCGGGACGGCCGATCGCCCCGCCGTGCCCCCGCGCCTGCCCCGCGAGGTCCGCCTCGCGCTCGTCGCCGTCGTCATCGCCCGCCTCGGCATCAACGGCGGCATCCGCGTGGTGTTCCCGTTCCTGCCGGCGATCGCCCGGGGGCTCGGCACCACGCTCGCAGTCATGGGTGTGCTTGTCGCCGCCCGCAGCCTGGTGGGCACCATGGCGCCGCTCGCAGCGTCGCTGGGCGAGCGGACCGGCCGGCGGGCGGTGATGCTCGGCGGGCTGGCGGCCACCGCGATCGGCAGCACCGTCATCGGCCTGGCCCCCACCGTCGCGGTCGCCGCGGTCGGCTTCGTCCTGGTCGGGCTCGGCAAGCCGTTGTTCGACGTGCCGATGCAGGGGTGGTTCGGCGCCCGCGTGCCCTACGAGAAACGCGGACGGGTGCTCGGGATCACCGAGCTGACCTGGGCCGGCGGGCTGCTGGCCACCGTGCCGCTGTCCGGCTGGCTGATCCAGCGGACGTCCTGGCGGATCCAGTTCGTGCCCGTCGTCGTCCTGGTGGTCGCCGGGCTGCTGGCCGTGGCCGTGCTGATGCGCAACGACCGGCCACCGGCCCGGCAGCGGACCACGCTCGCCCTCACCCGCCCACGGGTTGCGATGCTGGCCGTCGTCGCGTTGTTCTCCTTCGCCGCCGAGAGCCTCTTCGTCGTCTACGGCGCCTGGCTGGAGGCCGACCTCGGATTCGACGTCGGTGCCATCGGCGCGTTCACGGTGCTGGTGGTCGCCGCCGAGCTGACCGGGGAGGGTGGGGTGACGGCCCTGGGCGACCGCATCGGGTTGCACCGTGCCGTCCGGGCCGCCCTCGTCCTGTCGACGGTGGCCTACCTGACCCTGCTGACGGTCGGCAGCAGCGTGCCGCTGGCCATCCTCGCCGTCGTGGTCTGGTTCGTCGGCTACGAGGTGTCGATCGTCGCGTCGGTCCCGCTGGTCACCGAGCTCGGCGGCGACGGCCGGGACCGGCTGCTCGGCCTCATGGTCGGAGTGCTGGCAGGCGGCCGTGCCGTCGGGGCGCTGGTCGCCCCCCAGCTGTTCGCGCTCGGCGGAATCGGCGC